Proteins from a single region of Flavobacterium sp. K5-23:
- a CDS encoding urocanate hydratase, translated as MTFQEQIQQGIPTILPQPKPYEVDINHAPKRKEILSADEKKLALKNALRYFEPQHHAELITEFKEELETYGRIYMYRLRPEYEMRARPIQEYPGKCEQAKAIMLMIQNNLDYAVAQHPHELITYGGNGAVFQNWAQYLLTMKYLSEMTDEQTLTMYSGHPMGLFPSHKEAPRVVVTNGMVIPNYSKPDDWEKMNALGVSQYGQMTAGSYMYIGPQGIVHGTTITVLNGFRKIKRSTESGLFVTSGLGGMSGAQPKAGNIAGCITVCAEVNPKITHIRHSQGWVNEVIEDLDLLVKRVALAKANKEVISIAYLGNIVDVWEKFDTENIHIDLGSDQTSLHNPWAGGYYPVDIPFEEANVMMANNPELFKEKVQETLRRHTEAINKHTAKGTYFFDYGNAFLLEASRAGADIMAPNGIDFRYPSYVQDIMGPMCFDYGFGPFRWVCASGNPEDLQKTDNIACQVLEEMAKTAPIEIQQQMQDNIQWIKGAQENKLVVGSQARILYADAEGRVKIAEAFNQAIAKGDIGTVVLGRDHHDVSGTDSPYRETSNIYDGSRFTADMAIQNVIGDSFRGATWVSIHNGGGVGWGEVINGGFGMVLDGSKEASRRLESMLFWDVNNGISRRSWARNEGAIFAIKRAMESQPLLKVTLPNLVSDSLLDF; from the coding sequence ATGACTTTTCAAGAACAAATCCAACAAGGAATACCAACTATATTACCTCAACCAAAACCGTATGAGGTAGACATCAATCACGCTCCAAAACGTAAAGAAATATTATCAGCCGACGAAAAAAAACTGGCCTTAAAAAATGCGTTGCGTTATTTTGAGCCACAACATCACGCTGAATTAATCACAGAATTTAAAGAAGAACTGGAAACTTACGGTCGGATTTACATGTACCGTTTGCGTCCGGAATATGAAATGCGCGCCCGCCCTATTCAGGAATATCCTGGAAAATGCGAACAAGCAAAAGCCATTATGTTAATGATCCAGAACAATCTGGATTATGCAGTGGCGCAACATCCTCATGAGCTAATTACTTATGGTGGTAATGGAGCAGTTTTTCAAAACTGGGCTCAATACCTATTGACGATGAAATACTTATCGGAAATGACTGATGAGCAAACATTGACTATGTATTCCGGTCACCCAATGGGATTATTCCCTTCTCATAAAGAGGCGCCAAGAGTAGTAGTGACAAACGGAATGGTAATCCCAAATTATTCTAAACCGGATGACTGGGAGAAAATGAATGCTTTGGGAGTGTCTCAATACGGACAGATGACTGCAGGTAGTTATATGTATATTGGACCACAAGGTATTGTCCATGGAACAACTATTACCGTTCTAAATGGTTTCCGTAAAATAAAACGTAGTACTGAGTCAGGCTTATTTGTCACTTCAGGACTGGGTGGTATGAGTGGTGCACAACCAAAAGCAGGTAATATTGCAGGTTGCATCACGGTTTGCGCCGAAGTAAACCCAAAAATCACACACATTCGCCACAGTCAAGGTTGGGTTAATGAAGTGATTGAAGATTTGGATTTATTAGTAAAAAGAGTCGCTTTGGCGAAAGCCAATAAAGAAGTGATATCGATCGCTTACCTGGGTAACATTGTTGATGTATGGGAGAAATTCGACACTGAAAACATCCATATCGATCTAGGTTCTGACCAGACCTCATTACACAATCCTTGGGCTGGAGGATACTATCCAGTCGACATTCCTTTTGAAGAGGCTAATGTAATGATGGCCAATAACCCCGAATTATTCAAGGAAAAAGTACAGGAAACATTACGCAGACATACCGAAGCCATCAATAAACACACGGCGAAAGGAACTTATTTCTTTGATTACGGAAATGCTTTCTTACTGGAAGCATCACGTGCTGGTGCAGATATTATGGCTCCTAACGGAATAGATTTCAGGTACCCAAGTTATGTTCAGGATATTATGGGACCTATGTGTTTTGATTATGGTTTTGGTCCATTCAGATGGGTTTGTGCTTCCGGTAACCCGGAAGACCTTCAAAAAACAGATAACATAGCTTGTCAAGTTTTGGAAGAAATGGCAAAAACAGCACCTATTGAAATTCAGCAACAAATGCAGGATAACATCCAATGGATCAAAGGAGCTCAAGAAAACAAACTCGTTGTAGGTTCACAAGCTCGAATTCTTTATGCTGATGCTGAAGGTCGTGTAAAAATTGCAGAAGCTTTTAATCAGGCTATAGCCAAAGGTGATATAGGAACAGTAGTTCTAGGTCGTGATCATCATGATGTATCAGGTACAGATTCTCCTTATAGAGAAACGTCTAACATTTATGACGGATCCCGTTTTACAGCCGACATGGCGATTCAAAACGTGATTGGGGATAGTTTCCGTGGGGCAACCTGGGTGTCTATCCACAATGGAGGCGGTGTAGGATGGGGAGAAGTAATTAATGGTGGTTTCGGTATGGTTCTTGATGGATCTAAAGAAGCATCAAGACGCTTAGAATCAATGCTTTTCTGGGATGTCAATAACGGAATATCAAGAAGAAGTTGGGCTAGAAATGAAGGCGCTATTTTTGCAATTAAAAGAGCAATGGAGTCACAACCTTTATTGAAAGTCACACTTCCTAATTTAGTTTCAGACAGTTTATTGGATTTTTAA
- a CDS encoding DUF4136 domain-containing protein, protein MKAIKLLPVLIIFLLSSCSSVRVYSDYDKNVDFSQYKTYAFHKQGIDKVQISELDKKRILRAIDAELSKKGMSKSENPDLLVNIMTKERERLDVNQFNAGWGYGWGWGWNPYLWGGQSYVTSSTEGTLFIDLIDAKKKELVWEGEGIGYLSENRDNKEKQINEYVAKILELYPPKSK, encoded by the coding sequence ATGAAAGCAATTAAATTACTCCCGGTACTTATAATCTTTCTACTTAGTTCTTGCAGCTCAGTAAGAGTATATTCTGACTATGATAAAAACGTAGATTTTAGTCAATACAAAACCTATGCTTTTCATAAACAAGGAATTGATAAAGTTCAAATATCCGAACTAGACAAAAAACGAATTCTTCGAGCCATAGATGCCGAACTTAGTAAAAAAGGAATGAGCAAAAGCGAAAATCCAGATTTATTGGTAAACATAATGACCAAAGAAAGAGAAAGACTCGACGTTAACCAATTCAACGCAGGATGGGGTTATGGTTGGGGTTGGGGTTGGAACCCATACCTTTGGGGCGGTCAATCTTATGTTACCTCTTCAACTGAAGGCACCTTATTCATTGATTTAATTGACGCCAAGAAAAAAGAATTAGTTTGGGAAGGGGAAGGAATTGGTTATCTATCTGAAAACCGTGATAATAAAGAAAAACAAATTAACGAATATGTTGCTAAAATATTAGAATTGTACCCTCCAAAATCTAAATAG
- a CDS encoding group III truncated hemoglobin, with translation MTVRTDITTLEDIKLLVDGFYSKVQIDEFIGPIFNEKIANRWPEHLEKMYRFWQTILLEVHSYSGSPFPPHKQLPVAKEHFDRWMEIFTETVDGLFTGPIADEAKLRAKNMAEMFNYKIDYFRNAEQKGDLLNPK, from the coding sequence ATGACAGTACGTACAGACATTACAACCCTAGAAGACATAAAATTACTGGTAGATGGCTTTTATTCGAAAGTTCAAATAGATGAATTCATTGGTCCTATTTTTAATGAGAAAATAGCGAATCGCTGGCCAGAACACTTGGAAAAAATGTACCGCTTTTGGCAAACCATCTTACTGGAAGTACACTCCTATTCAGGAAGTCCTTTTCCTCCACACAAACAATTACCGGTTGCCAAAGAACATTTTGACCGCTGGATGGAAATTTTTACCGAAACAGTAGATGGATTGTTCACGGGCCCTATTGCAGACGAAGCAAAATTACGAGCCAAGAATATGGCGGAAATGTTCAATTACAAAATTGACTATTTTAGAAATGCAGAACAAAAAGGGGATCTTTTAAATCCAAAATAA
- a CDS encoding esterase-like activity of phytase family protein, with amino-acid sequence MRKLLLLAFLPLALLSCSGLKTTETAKTIPSFKLVNTVEIPFNQVFKNTVIGGLSGIDYDVKNDLYYLISDDRSIYNDARFYTAKIHLASNKIDSIAFKNVLFFKNEAGEKYSNWEKKPASSIDPEDMRYNPKTNSLVWASEGARVVAKDFSVIQNPAIQTSDLNGNFVNEFDLPANLSMQKEEKGPRSNGVLEGITFDKNYTTLYANVEEPLYEDGKAATTEKGGLIRIYQFDVKSRKNTAQYGYLLDPIAYEPNPKTAFAVNGISAIQYYDENRLLVVERSYSVGRQACTVKVYLCDFTKATNVKNNTSLQDQNITLASKKLILNMDDLGIFIDNIEGLTFGPKLANGKQSLLFVSDNNFSDKQKTQVLLFEVE; translated from the coding sequence ATGCGCAAATTATTATTACTGGCTTTTTTACCGCTTGCCTTACTATCGTGTTCAGGTTTAAAAACTACCGAAACAGCAAAAACAATTCCCTCTTTTAAATTGGTAAACACGGTTGAAATTCCATTCAATCAGGTATTTAAAAACACGGTAATTGGCGGATTATCAGGTATTGATTATGATGTTAAAAACGACCTGTATTATTTAATTAGCGACGACAGATCCATATACAATGATGCCCGTTTTTATACCGCCAAAATTCATTTGGCTTCCAATAAAATAGATAGTATCGCTTTTAAGAACGTCTTGTTTTTTAAAAATGAAGCTGGAGAAAAATATAGCAATTGGGAGAAAAAACCAGCATCTTCAATCGATCCTGAAGATATGCGTTACAATCCTAAAACAAATAGTTTGGTTTGGGCCAGTGAAGGAGCTCGTGTAGTTGCCAAAGATTTTTCGGTAATTCAAAACCCTGCCATTCAAACATCTGATTTGAACGGTAACTTTGTAAATGAATTTGATTTACCAGCAAACCTAAGCATGCAAAAAGAGGAAAAAGGACCTCGCAGCAATGGTGTTTTGGAAGGAATTACATTTGATAAAAACTACACTACTTTATATGCTAACGTAGAAGAGCCTTTATACGAAGACGGCAAAGCAGCAACAACGGAAAAAGGGGGCTTGATACGGATCTATCAATTTGATGTGAAATCAAGAAAAAACACGGCGCAATACGGCTATCTTTTGGATCCTATTGCCTACGAACCCAACCCGAAAACTGCTTTTGCTGTCAACGGAATATCAGCAATACAATATTATGACGAAAACCGACTTTTAGTAGTTGAACGCTCCTACTCGGTAGGTAGGCAAGCCTGTACTGTAAAAGTGTATTTATGCGATTTTACCAAGGCAACCAATGTAAAAAACAACACTTCCTTACAAGACCAAAACATTACGCTGGCTTCTAAAAAATTGATCCTGAATATGGATGATTTGGGTATTTTTATCGATAATATCGAAGGATTGACTTTTGGTCCTAAACTCGCTAATGGCAAGCAATCGCTGCTTTTTGTATCGGATAATAATTTTTCAGACAAACAAAAAACGCAAGTGCTACTTTTTGAAGTGGAGTAA
- a CDS encoding type II toxin-antitoxin system RelE/ParE family toxin, with product MTVVWSKEAKDSLSKIYLYILDDSPQNAEMVLDKIITLAESLNDSRYEFAMDPIINKERFRHISIWSYKIIYERKQDSVLILDIFNGKQNPSLLNKY from the coding sequence ATGACTGTAGTTTGGTCAAAGGAAGCAAAAGATTCCCTTTCTAAAATATATTTGTATATTCTGGATGATAGTCCTCAAAATGCTGAAATGGTTTTAGATAAAATAATAACATTAGCGGAGTCTCTAAATGATTCCCGTTATGAATTTGCAATGGACCCAATTATTAATAAAGAAAGGTTTCGTCATATTAGCATCTGGTCTTACAAGATTATTTATGAGCGAAAACAAGATTCGGTCTTGATTCTTGATATCTTCAATGGAAAGCAAAATCCAAGTCTTTTAAATAAATATTAA
- a CDS encoding IS630 family transposase, with the protein MGDFDSVNLYFQDESRFGLFTRNGKSVTAISVKPICAFQQVFKSTWLSGAFSPITGDHFQLILPHCNADNFQVFLDNFSKENPKELKIMVLDNGRFHKAKKLIIPENIVLVFLPPYSPELNPAEKMWAKYKREFSNKFYNSLEDVEDFITNVVKATSKKEVMSICGYSYVFLDKIWAI; encoded by the coding sequence GTGGGTGATTTTGACTCTGTAAACTTGTATTTTCAAGATGAATCGCGTTTTGGTTTGTTCACTCGAAACGGAAAATCAGTTACTGCTATTAGTGTTAAGCCGATTTGTGCTTTCCAACAAGTTTTTAAATCAACTTGGCTTTCTGGAGCTTTTTCGCCCATAACTGGAGACCATTTTCAATTAATACTCCCACATTGCAACGCTGATAATTTTCAAGTTTTTTTAGATAATTTCTCAAAGGAAAATCCGAAAGAACTCAAAATAATGGTGCTGGATAATGGAAGGTTTCATAAGGCAAAAAAATTAATCATTCCTGAAAATATTGTTTTGGTTTTTCTACCACCATATAGTCCAGAACTTAATCCCGCTGAAAAAATGTGGGCAAAATACAAACGAGAATTTTCTAATAAATTTTATAATTCATTGGAAGATGTAGAAGATTTCATTACTAATGTCGTAAAAGCTACAAGCAAAAAAGAGGTAATGAGTATCTGTGGATATAGCTATGTATTTTTAGATAAAATTTGGGCCATATAA